A single window of Paracoccus albus DNA harbors:
- a CDS encoding S49 family peptidase: MKIPFINPAPRISVIRLQGTIRSASGLGGAALNDAGLAPLLERAFTKGKPKAVALAINSPGGSPVQSSLIAARIRRLAEKHEVPVHAFVEDVAASGGYWLATAADKVWADECSVIGSIGVISGGFGLQDFIARHGIERRIYTAGKSKSQLDMFRPEKPEDVARLQRLLDDMHRIFIAQVKARRGDRLANSDELFSGEFWLARRAQDLGLIDGIGHLAPKMRALFGDDIRFQSFGQRKSFLRRFGIAGADLAEDAMGAVEERAAFQRFGA, encoded by the coding sequence ATGAAAATACCGTTCATCAATCCCGCGCCGCGGATCAGCGTCATCCGCCTGCAAGGCACCATTCGCAGCGCGTCGGGTCTGGGCGGTGCTGCGCTGAATGATGCGGGGCTTGCGCCGCTGCTGGAACGCGCCTTTACCAAGGGTAAACCCAAGGCGGTTGCGCTGGCCATCAACTCTCCGGGCGGTTCGCCTGTGCAATCGTCGCTTATTGCCGCGCGAATCCGGCGCCTGGCGGAAAAGCATGAGGTGCCGGTTCACGCCTTTGTCGAAGATGTCGCGGCCTCTGGCGGGTACTGGCTGGCGACGGCCGCGGACAAGGTCTGGGCGGATGAATGCTCTGTCATCGGATCTATTGGCGTGATTTCCGGCGGGTTCGGCCTGCAGGACTTCATCGCGCGGCACGGGATCGAGCGGCGGATCTACACGGCCGGAAAGTCGAAATCGCAACTGGATATGTTCCGTCCCGAGAAGCCAGAGGATGTTGCGCGCTTGCAAAGGCTGCTGGATGACATGCACCGGATCTTTATTGCGCAGGTCAAGGCGCGTCGTGGTGACCGTCTGGCAAACAGTGATGAACTGTTCAGCGGTGAATTCTGGCTGGCGCGTCGTGCGCAGGATCTGGGCCTGATCGACGGTATCGGACATCTTGCGCCGAAGATGCGAGCGTTGTTTGGTGACGACATCCGCTTTCAGAGCTTCGGACAGCGCAAATCCTTCCTTCGCCGCTTCGGCATCGCAGGTGCGGATCTGGCCGAGGACGCCATGGGCGCGGTCGAGGAGCG
- a CDS encoding acetyl-CoA carboxylase carboxyltransferase subunit alpha, which produces MTYLDFEKPLADIEGKAEELRTMGEKDSSVDVEKEAAALDKKANSLLKELYGNLDAWRKTQVARHPERPHCRDYIERLFTEYTPLAGDRGFGDDLAVMGGLARFNDIPCVVIGHEKGHDTKSRIDHNFGMARPEGYRKAVRLMDLADRFGLPVITLVDTAGAYPGKGAEERGQSEAIARSTEKCLQIGVPLISVIIGEGGSGGAVAFATANRIVMLEHSIYSVISPEGCASILWKDADKMREAAEALRLTAQDLKKLGVIDQIVTEPVGGAQRAPEAAIDAVGKEIAALLKDLSAKKPAELIKQRRQKFLDMGKKGLG; this is translated from the coding sequence ATGACCTATCTCGATTTCGAAAAGCCCCTGGCCGATATCGAAGGCAAGGCCGAAGAATTGCGGACCATGGGCGAAAAAGATTCGTCCGTAGACGTTGAAAAAGAAGCGGCCGCCCTGGACAAAAAGGCGAACAGCCTGCTCAAGGAGCTTTACGGCAACCTCGATGCATGGCGCAAAACGCAGGTCGCCCGGCATCCGGAAAGGCCGCATTGCCGCGATTATATCGAACGGCTCTTCACGGAATATACGCCCCTTGCAGGCGACCGGGGCTTTGGTGACGATCTGGCCGTCATGGGCGGCCTTGCCCGCTTCAACGACATCCCCTGCGTGGTGATCGGCCACGAAAAGGGCCACGACACGAAATCCCGGATCGACCATAATTTCGGCATGGCCCGGCCCGAAGGCTATCGCAAGGCGGTTCGCCTGATGGACCTCGCCGACCGTTTCGGGCTGCCCGTCATAACCTTGGTCGATACCGCCGGCGCCTATCCCGGCAAGGGCGCAGAAGAACGCGGCCAGAGCGAGGCGATTGCCCGCTCGACCGAGAAATGCCTGCAGATCGGCGTTCCTCTGATCTCTGTCATCATCGGAGAGGGCGGATCGGGCGGGGCGGTCGCCTTCGCCACCGCGAATCGCATCGTCATGCTGGAACATTCGATCTATTCGGTGATCTCGCCCGAAGGCTGTGCGTCGATCCTCTGGAAAGATGCCGACAAGATGCGCGAAGCCGCCGAGGCGCTGCGCCTGACCGCTCAAGACCTGAAAAAACTTGGCGTCATTGACCAGATCGTGACCGAACCCGTCGGCGGTGCTCAGCGCGCGCCGGAGGCGGCCATCGACGCGGTCGGCAAGGAAATCGCCGCGCTACTAAAAGATCTGTCCGCCAAGAAGCCCGCCGAACTCATCAAGCAGCGTCGCCAGAAGTTTCTGGATATGGGTAAGAAGGGGCTGGGTTAA